From one Cupriavidus sp. P-10 genomic stretch:
- a CDS encoding ABC transporter permease: MSVADLSLPAAAQRDASRAAPPRKTLNWRHATRWLLAWPVPLALLLVWYVASRNAWIPPQVLPAPEEVAHTLADLWTSGELQANLAISALRVAGGFGVGLLGGLALGAAMGLSPTLRDYVYPTFKAFSQVPVLGWLPLLMLLVGIDEALKVILIAKAAFVPVALNTYKGIGSVPVRYLEVARVLQLSRWQTLTRVVLPAAAAPVWNGVRYGLTHAWLALVVVELLASSEGLGYMIVYGRQLFQLDMVLAAVVVVGVIGFALDKVLALAEGAVLRWRKPGF, from the coding sequence ATGTCCGTCGCCGACCTGTCGCTACCCGCCGCCGCACAGCGCGATGCCTCGCGCGCGGCCCCGCCCCGCAAGACCCTGAACTGGCGCCACGCCACGCGCTGGCTGCTGGCCTGGCCAGTGCCGCTGGCACTGCTGCTGGTCTGGTACGTGGCATCGCGCAATGCCTGGATCCCGCCGCAAGTGCTGCCCGCGCCAGAAGAGGTGGCGCACACGCTGGCCGACCTGTGGACCAGTGGCGAACTGCAGGCCAACCTTGCCATCAGCGCGCTGCGCGTGGCGGGCGGCTTCGGCGTGGGCCTGCTCGGCGGCCTCGCGCTGGGCGCGGCGATGGGGCTGTCGCCGACGTTGCGCGACTACGTGTACCCGACCTTCAAGGCCTTCAGCCAGGTGCCGGTGCTGGGCTGGCTGCCGCTGCTGATGCTGCTGGTCGGCATCGACGAGGCGCTCAAGGTGATCCTGATCGCCAAAGCGGCGTTCGTGCCGGTGGCGTTGAACACGTACAAGGGCATCGGCAGCGTGCCGGTGCGCTACCTGGAAGTGGCGCGCGTGCTGCAGCTGTCGCGCTGGCAGACGCTCACGCGCGTGGTGCTGCCCGCGGCGGCGGCGCCGGTGTGGAACGGCGTGCGCTACGGCCTCACGCATGCGTGGCTGGCGCTGGTGGTGGTGGAGCTGCTGGCCTCGTCCGAGGGGCTGGGCTACATGATCGTCTACGGCCGCCAGCTGTTCCAGCTCGACATGGTGCTTGCCGCGGTGGTGGTCGTAGGCGTGATCGGCTTTGCGCTGGACAAGGTGCTGGCGCTGGCCGAAGGCGCGGTGCTGCGCTGGCGCAAGCCGGGATTCTGA
- a CDS encoding ABC transporter permease — MTVSARRSRFVVPRVLRGWILPLVLVVLWWAAVRFQWTTSPLLVPVSAVWDTAVRQVQSGALLVSLSASLWRDVAGFAIGASAGLVFGAALGLSRLFERLVGPSFHTVKQISLFAWIPLISVWFGLGDTAKVVFLSLAAFFPVVLNTFEGIRAVPADLLEVARVLRFSRVQVLWRVVLPSAAPSIFAGIHLGLIYAWLATLGAEYLLVSGKGIGNTMIDGRENFWMDLVIFGVIVVGLVGFTLNWIASRIERRLLAWRGSSVAAG, encoded by the coding sequence ATGACTGTATCCGCCAGGCGTTCCCGTTTCGTCGTGCCGCGCGTGTTGCGCGGCTGGATCCTGCCGCTGGTGCTGGTGGTGCTGTGGTGGGCTGCGGTGCGCTTCCAATGGACTACCTCGCCACTGCTGGTGCCGGTCTCCGCCGTCTGGGACACCGCGGTGCGCCAGGTGCAGAGCGGCGCGCTCCTGGTCTCGCTGTCAGCCAGCCTGTGGCGCGACGTGGCGGGCTTTGCGATCGGCGCCAGCGCGGGGCTGGTGTTCGGCGCGGCGCTGGGCCTGTCTCGGCTGTTCGAGCGGCTGGTCGGCCCGAGCTTCCATACCGTCAAGCAGATCTCGCTGTTCGCATGGATCCCGCTGATCTCGGTGTGGTTCGGGCTGGGCGACACGGCCAAGGTGGTGTTCCTGTCGCTGGCGGCATTCTTCCCGGTGGTGCTCAACACCTTCGAAGGCATCCGCGCGGTGCCCGCCGACCTGCTCGAAGTGGCCCGCGTGCTGCGTTTCAGCCGCGTCCAGGTGCTGTGGCGCGTGGTGCTGCCGTCGGCTGCGCCGTCGATCTTCGCAGGCATCCACCTGGGGCTGATCTATGCATGGCTGGCGACGCTGGGCGCCGAGTACCTGCTGGTCTCGGGCAAGGGCATCGGCAACACCATGATCGATGGGCGCGAGAACTTCTGGATGGATCTGGTGATCTTCGGCGTGATCGTGGTCGGCCTGGTCGGCTTCACGCTTAACTGGATCGCCAGCCGCATCGAACGACGGCTGCTCGCGTGGCGCGGCAGCTCGGTGGCGGCGGGCTGA
- a CDS encoding ABC transporter substrate-binding protein, with amino-acid sequence MFQRFSRKLGLLALSAGLAISGGAHAEGKLRIAEQFGVVYLLLNVARDQQLIEKHGKQQGVDVKVEWTQLSGGAAVNDALLSGAIDIAGAGVGPLLTLWDRTHGKQNVRGVASLGNFPYYLVSNNPRVKTIADFTEKDRIALPAVGVSVQSRVLQLAAARQWGDKEYNRLDKWTVAVPHPDAAAAIISGGTEITGHFGNPPFQEQELAGNPNARIVLNSYDVLGGPSSSTVLYATEKFRNENPKTYRAFVDALAEAAAYATANPEAAADIYLRQTKAKTDRALLVRVLKNPQVQFKVAPQNTFALASFMHRVGAIRNQPKSWQDYFFQDPVTAQGS; translated from the coding sequence ATGTTCCAACGTTTTTCCCGCAAGCTGGGCCTGCTCGCGCTGAGCGCCGGCCTGGCGATTTCCGGTGGCGCGCACGCCGAAGGCAAGCTGCGCATCGCCGAGCAGTTCGGCGTGGTCTACCTGCTGCTCAATGTGGCGCGCGACCAGCAACTGATCGAGAAGCACGGCAAGCAGCAGGGCGTCGACGTCAAGGTCGAATGGACCCAGCTGTCCGGTGGCGCCGCGGTCAATGACGCGCTGCTGTCCGGCGCGATCGATATCGCCGGCGCCGGTGTCGGCCCGCTGCTGACGCTGTGGGACCGCACCCATGGCAAGCAGAATGTGCGCGGCGTGGCCTCGCTGGGCAACTTCCCGTACTACCTGGTCAGCAACAACCCCAGGGTGAAGACCATTGCCGACTTCACCGAGAAGGACCGCATCGCCTTGCCGGCGGTGGGCGTGTCGGTGCAGTCGCGCGTGTTGCAACTTGCTGCGGCCAGGCAGTGGGGCGACAAGGAGTACAACCGGCTCGACAAGTGGACCGTGGCGGTGCCGCATCCCGATGCCGCTGCCGCGATCATCTCGGGCGGCACGGAAATCACCGGGCATTTCGGCAACCCGCCGTTCCAGGAGCAGGAACTGGCCGGCAATCCGAACGCGCGCATCGTGCTGAATTCGTATGACGTGCTGGGTGGCCCGAGTTCGTCCACCGTGCTGTACGCGACCGAGAAGTTCCGCAACGAGAACCCCAAGACGTACCGCGCCTTCGTCGATGCGCTCGCCGAAGCGGCTGCGTACGCCACCGCCAATCCTGAGGCCGCCGCCGACATCTACCTGCGCCAGACCAAGGCCAAGACTGACCGCGCATTGCTGGTGCGCGTGCTGAAGAACCCGCAGGTGCAGTTCAAGGTGGCGCCGCAGAACACCTTTGCGTTGGCGTCGTTCATGCACCGCGTCGGCGCGATCCGCAACCAGCCGAAGTCCTGGCAGGATTATTTCTTCCAGGATCCGGTCACCGCGCAGGGGAGCTGA
- a CDS encoding TauD/TfdA dioxygenase family protein, translating to MTTATAHATVSRQHSAPPSAVIDAGQDFEIRALDAPLGAEVLGLDLSRPLSGSDFARIHRAHLDYHVVVFRDQQITPAQQIDFSRRFGPLQIHVLHQFQLAGHPEVLVVSNVVEDGKPIGLGDAGHFWHSDLSYKDKPSLGSLLHARELPAEGGDTLFANMHLAWDTLPAELQRAVDGRQAEHTYLARYAELQQRSPWRPNLTPEQIAQVKPELQPVVRTHPETGRKALFVSEHFTTRITGLPEDESRDLLDQLFAHSVRPEHVYRHQWQPHDLVFWDNRSLLHLAAGCPDHLRRVMYRTTIEGDVPR from the coding sequence ATGACGACCGCCACCGCCCACGCCACAGTTTCGCGCCAGCATAGCGCACCGCCTTCCGCCGTCATCGATGCCGGCCAGGATTTCGAGATCCGCGCGCTGGACGCGCCGCTGGGCGCCGAGGTGCTCGGCCTCGATTTGTCCCGCCCGCTGTCCGGCAGCGATTTCGCGCGCATCCATCGTGCCCACCTCGACTACCACGTGGTGGTGTTCCGCGACCAGCAGATCACCCCGGCGCAGCAGATCGACTTCAGCCGCCGCTTCGGTCCTTTGCAGATCCACGTGCTGCACCAGTTCCAGCTGGCTGGCCATCCCGAAGTGCTGGTGGTGTCCAATGTGGTCGAGGACGGCAAGCCGATCGGGCTCGGCGACGCCGGCCACTTCTGGCATTCAGACCTGTCGTACAAGGACAAGCCGAGCCTCGGCTCGCTGCTGCATGCGCGCGAACTGCCCGCCGAAGGCGGCGATACGCTGTTCGCCAACATGCACCTGGCGTGGGACACCTTGCCCGCCGAACTGCAGCGGGCCGTCGACGGCCGGCAGGCCGAGCACACCTACCTGGCGCGCTATGCCGAGCTGCAGCAGCGCAGCCCGTGGCGCCCCAACCTGACGCCCGAGCAGATCGCGCAGGTCAAGCCGGAACTGCAGCCGGTGGTGCGCACCCATCCTGAAACCGGCCGCAAGGCGCTCTTCGTCAGCGAGCACTTCACCACGCGCATCACCGGCCTGCCCGAAGACGAAAGCCGCGACCTGCTCGACCAGCTGTTCGCGCACAGCGTCAGGCCCGAACACGTCTATCGCCACCAGTGGCAGCCGCATGACCTGGTGTTCTGGGACAACCGCTCGCTGCTGCACCTGGCCGCGGGCTGTCCGGACCACCTGCGCCGCGTGATGTACCGCACCACCATCGAGGGCGACGTGCCGCGCTGA
- a CDS encoding ABC transporter substrate-binding protein: MKTPRPRYAAGIHGTDALQARLSRRDLLRGAAWSGVGLAASLSPLSAFSASPSARPDVIRIGVAQPATGTPPSFAGSSLAIAHARGWLEESFKPTGTRVEWFFFKGAGPAVNEALANRQLDFALQGDLPSLVGRAAGLKTRLVLATGVRANIYVGVPPDSPLKTLADLRGKRVSLFKGTNMHLPALRLLEANGLTDKDLRLLNLDTAGYLAALSTKDIDAAIGAMDILRLRDKGAVRILYSSKNQSPVYTRQSHVLVTDDFASRYPEATQHLVKTAVEAARWASDESHREEVLRTWARAGTPYEHWKEDFDGEPLRVRLNPNFDPFLVSRYKDAVEQAYRFRLSRARFDVDQWIDQRFLKAALNDLSLQTYWPVYQPNGKILGA; the protein is encoded by the coding sequence ATGAAGACCCCGCGCCCCCGTTACGCCGCCGGAATCCACGGTACCGATGCACTGCAAGCCCGATTGAGCCGCCGCGACCTGCTGCGCGGCGCCGCGTGGTCCGGCGTCGGCCTGGCCGCATCGCTGTCGCCGCTATCCGCGTTCAGCGCAAGTCCGTCCGCACGTCCCGACGTGATCCGCATCGGCGTGGCGCAGCCGGCCACCGGCACGCCGCCCAGCTTTGCCGGCAGCTCGCTCGCCATCGCCCATGCACGCGGCTGGCTGGAGGAATCGTTCAAGCCCACCGGCACGCGCGTCGAGTGGTTCTTCTTCAAGGGCGCAGGCCCCGCGGTCAACGAGGCGCTGGCCAACCGCCAGCTCGACTTCGCGCTGCAGGGCGACCTGCCGTCGCTGGTCGGCCGTGCCGCCGGGCTGAAGACGCGGCTGGTGCTTGCTACCGGCGTGCGCGCCAACATCTATGTCGGCGTGCCGCCCGACTCGCCGCTGAAGACGCTGGCCGACCTGCGCGGCAAGCGCGTGTCGCTGTTCAAGGGCACCAACATGCATCTGCCGGCGCTGCGCCTGCTGGAGGCCAACGGCCTCACCGACAAGGATCTGCGCCTGCTCAACCTCGATACCGCGGGCTACCTCGCGGCGCTGTCCACGAAGGACATCGACGCGGCCATCGGCGCCATGGACATCCTGCGCCTGCGCGACAAGGGCGCGGTGCGCATCCTCTATTCGAGCAAGAACCAGTCCCCGGTCTACACGCGCCAGAGCCACGTGCTGGTGACCGACGATTTCGCCAGCCGCTATCCCGAGGCCACCCAGCACCTGGTGAAGACCGCGGTCGAAGCCGCGCGCTGGGCCTCCGATGAAAGCCATCGCGAAGAGGTCCTGCGCACCTGGGCCCGCGCCGGCACGCCGTACGAGCACTGGAAGGAGGACTTCGACGGCGAGCCGTTGCGCGTGCGCCTGAACCCGAACTTCGACCCCTTCCTGGTGAGCCGCTACAAGGACGCCGTGGAGCAGGCCTATCGCTTCCGCCTGAGCCGCGCGCGCTTCGATGTCGACCAGTGGATCGACCAGCGCTTCCTCAAGGCAGCGCTCAACGACCTGAGCCTGCAGACCTACTGGCCCGTGTACCAGCCCAACGGCAAGATCCTGGGAGCCTGA
- a CDS encoding TauD/TfdA dioxygenase family protein, giving the protein MTQATQQDQAVQLDIHQVASRIGAEVRGVALHGDLPAETFAAIRAALLQHKVLFFRDQVHLDDTAQQRFAALFGELVPHPTVPSRDGTQLLELDSEHGGRANSWHTDVTFDLAYPAVSVLRAVTVPAFGGDTVWANTAAAYQDLPEPLRELADKLWALHTNDYDYAATRVNASSEGLKRYRELFTSALYETEHPVVRVHPESGERTLVLGHFVKKLLGYSSIDSAHLVSVLQGHVHRLENTVRWRWRAGDVAIWDNRATQHYAINDYGDAKRVVRRATVAGAVPVSVDGRHSVAVKAAVRRDGTAPANQAVDQAVAAA; this is encoded by the coding sequence ATGACCCAAGCAACCCAGCAAGACCAGGCAGTCCAGCTCGACATCCACCAGGTGGCCAGCCGCATCGGCGCTGAAGTGCGCGGCGTCGCCCTGCACGGCGACCTGCCTGCCGAGACCTTCGCCGCCATCCGTGCCGCGCTGCTGCAGCACAAGGTGCTGTTCTTCCGCGACCAGGTCCATCTCGACGACACCGCGCAGCAGCGCTTTGCCGCGCTGTTCGGCGAGCTGGTGCCGCACCCGACCGTGCCCTCGCGCGATGGCACGCAACTGCTCGAACTCGATTCCGAGCATGGCGGCCGCGCGAATTCCTGGCATACCGACGTGACCTTCGACCTGGCCTATCCGGCGGTGTCGGTGCTGCGCGCGGTGACCGTGCCGGCGTTTGGCGGCGACACCGTGTGGGCCAACACCGCCGCGGCGTACCAGGATCTTCCCGAGCCGCTGCGCGAGCTGGCCGACAAGCTGTGGGCGCTGCACACCAACGACTACGACTACGCGGCCACGCGCGTGAACGCCAGCAGCGAGGGCCTGAAGCGCTACCGCGAATTGTTCACCTCCGCGCTCTATGAAACCGAGCACCCGGTGGTGCGCGTGCATCCCGAGTCCGGCGAACGCACGCTGGTGCTGGGGCACTTCGTCAAGAAGCTGCTTGGCTATTCATCAATCGATTCGGCACACCTGGTGTCGGTGCTGCAGGGGCATGTGCACCGGCTCGAGAACACCGTGCGCTGGCGCTGGCGCGCGGGCGACGTCGCCATCTGGGACAACCGCGCCACCCAGCACTACGCCATCAACGACTACGGCGACGCCAAGCGCGTGGTGCGCCGTGCCACCGTGGCCGGCGCGGTGCCGGTCAGCGTGGACGGGCGCCACAGCGTGGCGGTCAAGGCCGCCGTGCGCCGCGACGGCACGGCACCGGCCAACCAGGCGGTCGATCAAGCCGTCGCGGCCGCGTAG
- the soxC gene encoding sulfite dehydrogenase gives MSDQLAGGRRRFLRRGAVFGAAAAGAVTAARAEPLTVPPWTRTPGEPVLWHPYGEPSPFEKNVVRRSRSAAPLPGANSSMTPLQDLHGIITPTGLVFERHHAGIPQIDPAQHRLAVHGLVARPRIFTMDDLVRLPSVSRIHFLECSGNTGREWKAPAARSVQISHGLLSCCEWTGVPLSVVLDEVGVSPDAAWVLAEGADSAAMTRSVPLAKAMEDALLVYAQNGERLRPEHGYPLRLFLPGYEGNMSIKWLRRLKLGRAPFMSREETSKYTDSLPDGSARQFTFLMDVKSVITFPAPDHKLRERGFYEISGIAWSGHGRIRRVEVSVDGGRSWREAQLQEPVLDRALVRFRLPWRWDGGAASLESRAIDEAGNVQPTPDQLVAARGVSSTYHYNAIQRWRVAADGSIANARA, from the coding sequence ATGAGCGACCAACTTGCCGGCGGCCGCCGGCGCTTCCTGCGGCGCGGCGCCGTATTCGGAGCCGCCGCTGCGGGGGCCGTCACCGCAGCGCGTGCGGAGCCGCTGACCGTGCCCCCCTGGACGCGCACGCCCGGCGAGCCGGTGCTGTGGCATCCCTATGGCGAACCGTCCCCGTTCGAGAAGAACGTGGTGCGCCGCAGCCGCAGCGCGGCACCGCTGCCCGGCGCCAATTCATCGATGACGCCGCTGCAGGACCTGCACGGCATCATCACGCCGACCGGGCTGGTGTTCGAGCGCCACCACGCCGGCATCCCGCAGATCGATCCCGCGCAGCACCGGCTTGCCGTCCATGGACTCGTGGCGCGGCCACGCATCTTCACCATGGACGACCTGGTGCGCCTGCCGTCGGTGTCGCGCATCCATTTCCTGGAGTGCTCGGGCAATACCGGGCGCGAGTGGAAAGCGCCGGCCGCCAGATCCGTGCAGATCAGCCACGGCCTGCTGTCGTGTTGCGAATGGACCGGCGTGCCGTTGTCGGTGGTGCTGGACGAAGTAGGCGTATCGCCCGATGCCGCATGGGTGCTCGCCGAAGGCGCCGACAGCGCGGCCATGACGCGCAGCGTGCCGCTGGCCAAGGCGATGGAAGACGCGCTGCTGGTGTACGCGCAGAACGGCGAACGGCTGCGGCCCGAGCACGGTTATCCGCTGCGGCTGTTCCTGCCGGGCTACGAGGGCAACATGAGCATCAAGTGGCTGCGCCGGCTGAAGCTGGGCCGCGCCCCGTTCATGTCGCGCGAAGAAACCTCCAAGTACACCGATTCGCTGCCCGACGGCAGCGCGCGGCAGTTCACGTTCCTGATGGACGTGAAGTCCGTGATCACCTTTCCCGCGCCTGACCACAAGCTGCGCGAGCGTGGCTTCTACGAGATCTCCGGCATCGCATGGTCCGGCCACGGACGCATCCGGCGCGTCGAGGTATCGGTCGACGGCGGCCGCAGCTGGCGCGAAGCACAGTTGCAGGAGCCGGTGCTGGACCGCGCGCTGGTGCGCTTCCGGCTGCCATGGCGCTGGGATGGGGGGGCGGCTTCGCTGGAAAGCCGCGCCATTGACGAAGCGGGCAACGTGCAACCGACGCCTGACCAACTGGTGGCGGCGCGCGGCGTATCTTCTACCTACCACTACAACGCGATCCAGCGCTGGCGCGTGGCCGCTGACGGGAGTATTGCCAATGCGCGCGCCTAG
- a CDS encoding ABC transporter permease, which produces MTQSTLALPEAPELRPDFRPPVRPEYERDIEPFTEAPLARALPWQQRLWQHGWLRKAVILLALALVWEIVARVQDNDLLMPTFLATLRAFVQDVASGELPGKAAVSLSVLLRGYAAGIVLAFVLTSLAVSTRFGRDVLDTLTAMFNPLPAIALLPLALLWFGLGTKSLVFVLVHSVLWPLALNMYAGFQAVPQTLRMAGRNYGLRGPRFVALVLVPAALPAILSGLKIGWAFAWRTLIAAELVFGASSGKGGLGWFIFQNRNELYTDRVFAGLAAVILIGLLVEGLVFTTLERLTVRRWGMQH; this is translated from the coding sequence ATGACCCAATCCACCCTGGCGCTCCCCGAGGCGCCCGAGCTTCGCCCCGACTTCCGGCCGCCGGTGCGCCCGGAATACGAGCGCGACATCGAACCCTTCACCGAAGCGCCGCTGGCGCGCGCGCTGCCGTGGCAGCAACGGCTGTGGCAGCACGGCTGGCTGCGCAAGGCCGTGATCCTGCTGGCGCTGGCCCTGGTGTGGGAGATCGTGGCGCGCGTGCAGGACAACGACCTGCTGATGCCGACCTTCCTGGCGACCCTGCGCGCCTTCGTGCAGGACGTGGCCAGCGGCGAACTGCCGGGTAAGGCGGCGGTGTCGTTGTCGGTGCTGCTGCGCGGCTATGCCGCTGGCATCGTGCTGGCGTTCGTGCTGACGTCGCTGGCGGTATCGACGCGCTTCGGCCGCGATGTGCTGGACACGCTCACCGCCATGTTCAACCCGCTCCCGGCGATCGCGCTGCTGCCGCTGGCGCTGCTGTGGTTCGGGCTGGGCACCAAGAGCCTGGTGTTCGTGCTGGTCCACTCGGTGCTGTGGCCGCTGGCGCTGAACATGTATGCCGGTTTCCAGGCGGTGCCGCAGACGCTGCGCATGGCCGGGCGCAACTATGGCCTGCGCGGGCCGCGCTTTGTCGCGCTGGTACTGGTGCCCGCCGCGCTGCCTGCAATCCTGTCGGGCCTGAAGATCGGCTGGGCCTTTGCCTGGCGCACGCTGATCGCGGCCGAGCTGGTGTTCGGCGCGTCGTCGGGCAAGGGCGGGCTGGGCTGGTTTATCTTCCAGAACCGCAACGAGCTCTACACCGACCGCGTGTTCGCGGGGCTGGCGGCGGTGATCCTGATCGGGCTGCTGGTCGAGGGGCTGGTCTTCACCACGCTGGAGCGCCTCACGGTGCGCCGCTGGGGCATGCAGCACTAG
- a CDS encoding ABC transporter ATP-binding protein produces the protein MATHSLRVVPDRATPLLPPLLQIDGVSLEYRTPERIVRATHQVSFDVHAGDRFVLLGPSGCGKSTLLKAVAGFVAPAEGEIRLEGQRVQQPGPDRIVVFQEFDQLPPWKTVVQNVMFPLRQARGLSRAEARERALDSLEKVGLADFADAYPHTLSGGMKQRVAIARALAMRPKVLLMDEPFAALDALTRRRMQEELLALWDDAGFTLLFVTHSIEEALVVGSRILLLSPHPGRVRAELNSHQFSLASQGGAEFQAAAQRIHTMLFGEPAAEAQPPRARSAAGR, from the coding sequence ATGGCCACGCACAGCCTGCGCGTGGTGCCCGACCGGGCCACGCCGCTTCTCCCGCCGTTGCTTCAGATTGACGGCGTGTCGCTTGAGTACCGCACGCCCGAGCGCATCGTGCGCGCCACGCACCAGGTCAGCTTTGACGTGCATGCGGGCGACCGCTTCGTGCTGCTGGGGCCGTCGGGCTGCGGCAAATCGACGCTGCTCAAGGCGGTGGCCGGCTTCGTCGCGCCCGCCGAGGGCGAGATCCGGCTGGAGGGGCAGCGCGTGCAGCAGCCCGGTCCGGACCGCATCGTGGTGTTCCAGGAGTTCGACCAGCTGCCGCCGTGGAAGACCGTGGTGCAGAACGTGATGTTCCCGCTGCGGCAGGCGCGCGGCCTGTCGCGCGCCGAAGCGCGCGAGCGCGCGCTCGACAGCCTGGAGAAGGTGGGGCTGGCCGATTTTGCCGATGCCTACCCGCATACGCTGTCTGGCGGCATGAAGCAGCGCGTGGCGATCGCACGGGCGTTGGCGATGCGGCCCAAGGTGCTGCTGATGGATGAGCCCTTCGCCGCGCTCGACGCGCTGACGCGCCGGCGCATGCAGGAAGAGCTGCTGGCGCTGTGGGACGACGCGGGCTTTACGCTGCTGTTCGTCACGCATTCGATCGAAGAAGCGCTGGTGGTGGGCAGCCGCATCCTGCTGCTGTCGCCGCACCCGGGCCGCGTGCGCGCCGAACTCAACAGCCACCAGTTCAGCCTGGCCAGCCAGGGCGGCGCGGAGTTCCAGGCCGCCGCGCAACGCATCCACACCATGCTGTTCGGCGAGCCGGCCGCCGAGGCGCAGCCGCCGCGCGCGCGCAGCGCCGCTGGTCGCTAG
- a CDS encoding ABC transporter ATP-binding protein, producing the protein MAHAGTLSIAHLHKQYEVKGRTLPVLEDITLTIAPGEFVSIVGASGCGKSTLLRLVVGLEEDYRGEILLDGKRVAGTSLQRGIVFQEHRLFPWLTVEQNIRLALLNTPGSAAEKDSNVAEHIALVGLRGFEQAYPHQLSGGMSQRVAIARALVTRPEILLLDEPFGALDAMTRGYLQQELHRIWQAEGITMILVTHDVEEAVYLGDRVVVMEPRPGRIRRILPVDLPHPRERAGQPFSRVRDAVLQEFAGQAIAAEAIAEPA; encoded by the coding sequence ATGGCGCATGCCGGCACGCTCAGCATCGCTCACCTGCACAAGCAGTACGAGGTCAAGGGCCGCACCCTGCCCGTCCTCGAAGACATCACGCTGACCATCGCCCCGGGCGAGTTTGTCAGCATCGTCGGCGCCAGCGGCTGCGGCAAGTCGACCTTGCTGCGGCTGGTGGTGGGGCTGGAAGAAGACTACCGTGGCGAAATCCTGCTCGATGGCAAGCGCGTGGCCGGCACCAGCCTGCAGCGCGGCATCGTGTTCCAGGAGCACCGGCTGTTCCCGTGGCTGACGGTCGAGCAGAACATCCGGCTGGCGCTGCTGAACACCCCGGGCAGCGCGGCCGAAAAGGATAGCAATGTTGCCGAGCATATCGCGCTGGTCGGGCTGCGCGGCTTCGAGCAGGCGTATCCGCACCAGCTCTCCGGCGGCATGTCGCAGCGCGTGGCCATCGCGCGTGCGCTGGTGACGCGCCCCGAGATCCTGCTGCTAGACGAACCGTTCGGCGCACTCGACGCGATGACGCGCGGCTACCTGCAGCAGGAGCTGCACCGCATCTGGCAGGCCGAGGGCATCACCATGATTCTGGTCACGCATGACGTCGAGGAAGCGGTGTATCTCGGCGACCGCGTGGTGGTGATGGAACCCCGGCCCGGCCGCATCCGCCGCATCTTGCCGGTCGACCTGCCGCATCCGCGCGAGCGCGCCGGCCAGCCGTTTTCGCGCGTGCGCGATGCCGTGCTGCAGGAATTTGCCGGGCAGGCCATCGCCGCGGAAGCCATTGCCGAACCCGCCTGA
- a CDS encoding c-type cytochrome — MRAPSVFCMAVAVALATATMPVGAQTYGVGRAATGRDLAAWNIDVTPDGAGLPPGRGTVVQGAQVYAQHCAACHGANGEGKPADRLVGGQGTLKDAAQGKEPVKTIGSFWPYAATVFDFIQRAMPYNAPQSLAADDVYAVTAWLLHKNGIVPADAVLDARTLPQVKMPNRDGFVADARPDTANVPCRSGCPGKP, encoded by the coding sequence ATGCGCGCGCCTAGCGTCTTCTGCATGGCCGTGGCAGTTGCGCTTGCCACAGCGACGATGCCGGTGGGCGCGCAGACCTATGGCGTGGGCCGTGCCGCCACCGGCCGCGATCTCGCCGCGTGGAATATCGATGTGACGCCAGACGGCGCGGGCCTGCCGCCTGGCCGCGGCACGGTCGTGCAGGGCGCGCAGGTCTATGCGCAGCACTGTGCCGCATGCCACGGCGCCAATGGCGAAGGCAAGCCCGCCGACAGGCTGGTGGGCGGGCAGGGCACGCTCAAGGACGCCGCGCAGGGCAAGGAGCCGGTCAAGACCATCGGCAGCTTCTGGCCCTATGCGGCAACGGTGTTCGACTTTATCCAGCGCGCCATGCCCTACAACGCGCCGCAGAGCCTCGCCGCCGATGACGTCTATGCGGTCACCGCGTGGCTGCTGCACAAGAACGGCATCGTGCCCGCCGACGCGGTGCTGGACGCGCGCACGCTGCCACAGGTGAAGATGCCCAACCGCGACGGCTTCGTCGCCGACGCGCGGCCGGACACCGCCAACGTGCCATGCCGCAGCGGCTGCCCCGGCAAGCCGTGA